From one Streptomyces sp. R41 genomic stretch:
- a CDS encoding glycoside hydrolase family 48 protein: protein MHPRRRRRTARRLWTAAVAALALPLATLATGTTPAQAATVQCSVDYKTNDWGSGFTADLTITNRGTDAIDGWTLTYGYTGNQTLTNGWNGTWSQSGKTVTAKNASWNGTIAAGAAVSTGAQFTYSGTNTAPASFAINGTTCTGAHQPPVTVLTSPTAGAVYTQGDAIPLAATAAAADSATISKVEFYDDTTLLGTDTSSPYTLSASGLTVGSHSLIAKAYDSLGASADSTPVGITVASGPAVVASPTQLGIQQGKSGTFDVKLSTQPSANVTVSTARTDGNTGLSVSGGSSLTFTPSNWNTAQTVTITADASGTGSATFTASATGHTKATVTVTELAASKAYDARFLDLYGKITNPANGYFSPEGIPYHSVETLIVEAPDQGHETTSEAYSYLIWLQAMYGKVTGDWSKFNAAWATMETYMIPTHADQPTNSFYNASKPATYAPELDTPNEYPAKLDTGVSVGSDPIAGELKSAYGTDDVYGMHWLQDVDNVYGYGDEPGKCEAGPTATGPSYINTFQRGVQESVWETVPQPTCDAFKYGGTNGYLDLFTGDSSYAKQWKYTDAPDADARAVQAAYWADVWAKAQGRGSDVSATVGKAAKMGDYLRYAMYDKYFKKIGNCVGPSTCSAGTGKDASHYLLSWYYAWGGANDTSAGWAWRIGSSHVHGGYQNPLAAYALSSNADLKPKSSTGAADWGTSLTRQLEFYRWLQSNEGAIAGGATNSWAGRYATPPTGTPTFYGMYYDQQPVYHDPPSNQWFGFQAWSMERVAEYYQQTGNASAKAVLDKWVSWALSKTTINPDGTYQIPSTLQWSGAPDTWNASSPGANSGLHVTVADYTNDVGVAAAYAKTLSYYAAKSGNTQAKTTAKALLDGMWSNYQDGLGIAVPETRADYNRFDDSVYVPSGWSGKMPNGDTINSSSTFASLRSFYKNDPAWSKIESYLAGGAAPSFTYHRFWAQADIALAMGSYAELLE from the coding sequence ATGCACCCCAGAAGGAGACGCCGCACCGCGCGGCGGTTGTGGACCGCTGCCGTGGCGGCCCTCGCGCTTCCCCTGGCGACACTGGCGACCGGTACAACTCCCGCACAGGCGGCCACGGTTCAGTGCAGTGTCGACTACAAGACCAATGACTGGGGCTCCGGCTTCACCGCGGATCTGACGATCACCAACCGCGGTACGGACGCCATCGACGGCTGGACGCTGACCTACGGCTACACGGGCAACCAGACCCTCACCAACGGCTGGAACGGAACCTGGTCCCAGTCCGGCAAGACGGTCACCGCGAAGAACGCCTCCTGGAACGGGACGATCGCCGCCGGGGCCGCAGTATCCACCGGGGCGCAGTTCACCTACAGCGGCACCAACACCGCCCCCGCCTCCTTCGCGATCAACGGCACGACCTGCACGGGCGCACACCAGCCGCCGGTCACCGTGCTGACCAGCCCCACCGCGGGCGCCGTCTACACCCAGGGCGACGCGATCCCGCTGGCCGCCACCGCCGCGGCGGCCGACAGCGCGACCATCAGCAAGGTCGAGTTCTATGACGACACGACGCTGCTGGGCACGGACACCAGCTCTCCCTACACGCTCTCGGCCTCTGGGTTGACCGTGGGCAGTCATTCGCTGATCGCCAAGGCCTACGACAGTCTCGGCGCGTCGGCGGATTCCACTCCGGTCGGCATCACGGTCGCCTCGGGTCCCGCCGTTGTGGCCTCGCCGACCCAACTCGGCATTCAGCAGGGCAAGTCGGGCACCTTCGACGTGAAGCTGTCGACGCAGCCGAGCGCGAACGTGACCGTGTCCACCGCGCGTACGGACGGCAACACCGGCCTGTCCGTCTCCGGCGGCTCCTCGCTCACCTTCACGCCGTCCAACTGGAACACGGCGCAGACCGTGACCATCACCGCCGACGCCTCCGGCACAGGATCGGCGACCTTCACGGCCTCCGCGACCGGCCACACCAAGGCCACGGTCACCGTGACGGAACTGGCCGCCTCGAAGGCGTACGACGCCCGTTTCCTGGACCTCTACGGCAAGATCACCAACCCGGCGAACGGCTACTTCTCCCCCGAGGGCATCCCCTACCACTCGGTGGAGACGCTGATCGTCGAGGCGCCGGACCAGGGGCACGAGACGACGTCGGAGGCGTACAGCTATCTGATCTGGCTGCAGGCCATGTACGGGAAGGTCACCGGCGACTGGTCCAAGTTCAACGCCGCGTGGGCGACCATGGAGACGTACATGATCCCCACGCACGCCGACCAGCCGACGAACTCCTTCTACAACGCCTCGAAGCCGGCGACCTACGCGCCCGAACTGGACACCCCGAACGAGTACCCGGCGAAGCTCGACACCGGCGTCTCGGTCGGCTCGGACCCGATCGCGGGTGAGCTGAAGAGCGCGTACGGCACGGACGACGTCTACGGCATGCACTGGCTGCAGGACGTCGACAACGTCTACGGCTACGGCGACGAGCCCGGCAAGTGCGAGGCCGGACCGACCGCGACCGGCCCTTCGTACATCAACACCTTCCAGCGCGGAGTGCAGGAGTCGGTATGGGAGACGGTGCCGCAGCCGACCTGTGACGCCTTCAAGTACGGCGGCACCAACGGGTACCTGGACCTCTTCACGGGCGACTCCTCGTACGCCAAGCAGTGGAAGTACACCGACGCTCCCGACGCCGACGCGCGGGCGGTGCAGGCCGCGTACTGGGCCGATGTCTGGGCCAAGGCGCAGGGCAGGGGCAGCGATGTGTCGGCGACCGTCGGCAAGGCGGCGAAGATGGGCGACTATCTGCGCTACGCCATGTACGACAAGTACTTCAAGAAGATCGGCAACTGCGTCGGTCCTTCGACCTGTTCGGCGGGCACCGGCAAGGATGCCTCGCACTATTTGCTGTCCTGGTACTACGCCTGGGGTGGCGCCAACGACACCTCCGCGGGCTGGGCCTGGCGCATCGGCTCCAGCCACGTCCACGGCGGCTACCAGAACCCCCTGGCCGCGTACGCGCTCAGCTCGAACGCCGATCTGAAGCCCAAGTCGTCGACAGGGGCGGCGGATTGGGGCACGTCGCTGACCCGGCAGCTGGAGTTCTACCGCTGGCTCCAGTCGAACGAGGGCGCCATCGCGGGCGGTGCGACCAATAGCTGGGCGGGCCGTTACGCGACGCCGCCCACCGGGACGCCGACCTTCTACGGCATGTACTACGACCAGCAGCCGGTCTACCACGACCCGCCCTCCAACCAGTGGTTCGGCTTCCAGGCGTGGTCCATGGAGCGGGTCGCCGAGTACTACCAGCAGACGGGGAACGCGAGCGCGAAGGCGGTCCTCGACAAGTGGGTCTCCTGGGCGCTGTCCAAGACCACGATCAACCCGGACGGCACCTACCAGATCCCGTCAACCCTTCAGTGGTCGGGTGCGCCCGACACCTGGAACGCATCGAGTCCCGGCGCCAACAGCGGACTTCACGTCACGGTCGCTGACTACACGAACGACGTGGGCGTGGCGGCCGCGTACGCCAAGACGCTGTCGTACTACGCCGCCAAGTCCGGCAACACCCAGGCAAAGACCACGGCGAAGGCGCTGCTCGACGGCATGTGGAGCAACTACCAGGACGGCCTGGGCATCGCCGTCCCGGAGACCCGCGCCGACTACAACCGCTTCGACGACAGCGTGTACGTGCCGAGCGGCTGGAGCGGCAAGATGCCGAACGGCGACACGATCAACTCCTCCTCGACCTTCGCCTCGCTCCGGTCCTTCTACAAGAACGACCCGGCCTGGTCGAAGATCGAGAGCTATCTGGCGGGCGGGGCCGCGCCCTCCTTCACGTACCACCGGTTCTGGGCCCAGGCGGACATAGCCCTCGCCATGGGCTCGTACGCGGAGCTCCTCGAATAG
- a CDS encoding cellulose binding domain-containing protein has product MRRTRILTAVLALAAGLLAGTPPAVAASTPNATSLAADTYTWKNARVDGGGFVPGIVFNRSEKNLAYARTDIGGAYRWVESSKTWTPLLDSVGWSEWGHTGVVSLASDSVDPNKVYAAVGTYTNSWDPTNGAVLRSADRGASWQKADLPFKLGGNMPGRGMGERLAVDPHKNSVLYLGTPSGKGLWRSTDSGASWSQVTNFPNVGDYVQDSTDTSGYASDNQGIVWVTFDESTGTSGSATQTVYVGVADKDNAVYRSTDGGTTWSRLSGQPTGYLAHKGVLDATNGYLYLAYSDKGGPYDGGKGQLWRYATRTGTWTNISPVAEADTYYGFSGLTVDRQHPGTVMATAYSSWWPDTQIFRSTDSGGTWTKAWDYTSYPNRSNRYTMDVSSVPWLTFGANPSPPEQTPKLGWMTEGLEIDPFDSARMMYGTGATIYGTENLTNWDSGSQFTIKPMVQGLEETAVNDLASPPSGASLLSALGDIGGFRHTDLTKVPSMMYTSPNLTTTTSLDYAETNPNTVVRVGNLDSGPHIGFSTDNGANWFAGTDPSGVTGGGTAAAASDGSRFVWSPAGTGVQYVTGFGTSWAASSGIPSGAVVESDRVDPKTFYGFKSGKFYVSSDGGATFTASLATGLPSGDSVRFKALPGTKGDVWLAGGASDGAYGLWHSTDGGASFTKLSNVEQADTIGFGKAATGVSYQTLYTSAKIGGVRGIFRSTDKGANWTRINDDAHQWGWTGAAITGDPRVYGRVYISTNGRGIIYGDTSDTSGGGGGGTDPTPTGACTVTYKITNQWSGGFQADVALANTGSGAWSGWSLGWTFPDGQKITQLWNADYTQTDAAVTAKNLNWNANVAPGSSVSFGFTGSWSGSNTKPTSFKLGDQSCTVA; this is encoded by the coding sequence GTGCGAAGAACCCGCATCCTCACGGCCGTGCTCGCGCTCGCGGCCGGCTTACTGGCCGGCACCCCGCCCGCCGTGGCCGCGAGCACCCCCAATGCGACAAGCCTCGCCGCCGACACGTACACCTGGAAGAACGCCCGGGTCGACGGCGGCGGCTTCGTCCCCGGCATCGTCTTCAACCGCTCCGAGAAGAACCTCGCCTACGCCCGCACGGACATCGGCGGCGCGTACCGCTGGGTGGAGTCGAGCAAGACCTGGACCCCACTGCTCGACTCGGTCGGCTGGAGCGAGTGGGGCCACACCGGGGTCGTCAGCCTCGCCTCGGACTCCGTCGACCCGAACAAGGTGTACGCGGCGGTCGGCACGTACACCAACAGCTGGGACCCGACGAATGGCGCCGTGCTCCGCTCCGCCGACCGGGGCGCGAGCTGGCAGAAGGCGGACCTGCCCTTCAAGCTGGGCGGCAACATGCCCGGACGTGGCATGGGCGAGCGCCTGGCCGTGGACCCCCACAAGAACAGCGTGCTCTATCTGGGCACGCCCAGCGGCAAGGGCTTGTGGCGGTCGACGGACTCGGGGGCGAGCTGGTCCCAGGTCACGAACTTCCCCAACGTCGGCGACTACGTGCAGGATTCGACCGACACCAGCGGCTACGCCTCCGACAACCAAGGCATCGTCTGGGTCACCTTCGACGAGTCGACGGGTACGTCGGGCAGCGCGACGCAGACCGTCTACGTCGGCGTCGCCGACAAGGACAACGCGGTCTACCGCTCGACGGACGGCGGCACGACCTGGTCCCGGCTCTCCGGGCAGCCCACCGGCTACCTCGCCCACAAGGGCGTCCTCGACGCCACCAATGGCTACCTCTATCTCGCCTACAGCGACAAGGGCGGCCCGTACGACGGTGGCAAGGGGCAGCTGTGGCGGTACGCGACCAGGACCGGGACCTGGACGAACATCAGCCCGGTCGCGGAGGCCGACACGTACTACGGCTTCAGCGGGCTGACGGTCGACCGGCAACACCCGGGCACGGTGATGGCGACGGCGTACAGCTCCTGGTGGCCCGACACCCAGATCTTCAGGTCCACGGACAGCGGCGGCACCTGGACGAAGGCCTGGGACTACACCTCGTACCCCAACCGCTCGAACCGCTACACCATGGACGTGTCGTCCGTCCCCTGGCTGACCTTCGGCGCGAACCCCTCACCCCCCGAACAGACCCCCAAACTCGGCTGGATGACGGAGGGGTTGGAAATCGACCCGTTCGACTCCGCTCGGATGATGTACGGAACGGGCGCGACGATCTACGGCACCGAGAACCTCACCAACTGGGACAGCGGAAGCCAGTTCACCATCAAGCCGATGGTCCAGGGCCTGGAGGAGACGGCCGTCAACGACCTCGCCTCTCCCCCGTCGGGGGCTTCTCTGCTCAGTGCCCTCGGTGACATCGGCGGCTTCCGGCACACGGACCTCACCAAGGTGCCGTCGATGATGTACACCTCGCCGAACCTCACCACCACGACGAGCCTCGACTACGCCGAGACCAACCCGAACACGGTCGTCCGGGTCGGCAACCTCGACTCGGGCCCGCACATCGGCTTCTCGACGGACAACGGCGCCAACTGGTTCGCGGGCACCGACCCTTCGGGCGTCACGGGAGGCGGCACGGCCGCGGCCGCGTCCGACGGCAGCCGCTTCGTGTGGAGCCCGGCGGGCACCGGCGTGCAGTACGTGACCGGGTTCGGCACGTCGTGGGCGGCGTCCAGCGGGATCCCCTCCGGCGCGGTCGTCGAGTCGGACCGGGTGGACCCGAAGACCTTCTACGGCTTCAAGTCAGGCAAGTTCTACGTCAGTTCGGACGGCGGCGCGACCTTCACGGCGTCGCTCGCCACCGGCCTCCCGAGCGGTGACAGCGTGCGCTTCAAGGCGTTGCCCGGTACGAAGGGCGACGTGTGGCTCGCGGGCGGCGCGAGCGACGGCGCGTACGGGCTGTGGCACTCGACGGACGGCGGCGCGAGCTTCACCAAGCTGTCGAACGTGGAGCAGGCCGACACCATCGGCTTCGGCAAGGCGGCCACGGGAGTCTCGTACCAGACGCTCTACACCAGCGCGAAGATCGGCGGCGTACGCGGGATCTTCCGCTCGACCGACAAGGGCGCGAACTGGACCCGCATCAACGACGACGCCCACCAGTGGGGTTGGACGGGCGCGGCGATCACCGGCGACCCTCGGGTCTACGGGCGGGTGTACATCTCGACGAACGGGCGGGGGATCATCTACGGCGACACCTCGGACACGAGCGGGGGCGGCGGAGGCGGCACGGATCCCACACCGACGGGCGCCTGCACGGTGACGTACAAGATCACGAACCAGTGGTCGGGCGGCTTCCAGGCGGACGTGGCACTCGCCAACACCGGCTCCGGCGCCTGGAGCGGCTGGTCACTCGGCTGGACTTTCCCGGACGGCCAGAAGATCACACAGCTCTGGAACGCCGACTACACACAGACCGACGCGGCGGTGACGGCGAAGAACCTGAACTGGAACGCCAATGTGGCACCGGGTTCGTCGGTGAGCTTCGGGTTCACGGGGAGCTGGTCGGGCTCCAACACGAAGCCGACGTCATTCAAGCTGGGCGACCAGAGTTGCACGGTCGCCTGA
- a CDS encoding cellulase family glycosylhydrolase, whose translation MRHPPRLSLLVVGAAVALVGTAIAPVVTASGATPACTVEYSVTSQWDTGFQGAVNVTNNMSAVSSWSLTFDFGHGQKINQGWNAKWSQSGTTVTASNESWNGSLGSGSSVSAGFLASWSGSNAVPTAFKLNGTTCNVDSEPTPTPTPTEPPSDGTAPALHVSGNKLVDAGGKTRRLLGVNRSGGEFMCVQGRGIFDGPVDDASVKAIADWKANTVRIPLNEECWLGLSNIDAQYAGANYITAVKDLVAKVVAHGMTPLVELHWSYGQYTGNSSGCSDVHASCQKPMPDAQYTPSFWASVASTFKDDPAVAFDLFNEPYPDRATSTTTQAWTCWRDGGTCPGISYEVAGMQDLVDAVRGTGAKNLILAGGLAYSNDLSQWLTYKPSDPTGNLVAAYHVYNFNTCASESCWNSTLAPVAAQVPLVAGEIGENTCSHSFVDTAMKWFDDRGLSYLGWTWNTWDCSSGPSLISNYDGTPTSYGIGLRDHLRALND comes from the coding sequence ATGCGACACCCCCCGCGTTTGAGTCTTTTAGTGGTCGGTGCCGCGGTCGCCCTCGTGGGAACCGCGATCGCGCCGGTCGTCACGGCTTCAGGAGCCACACCCGCGTGCACGGTGGAGTACTCCGTCACCAGCCAGTGGGACACCGGATTCCAGGGCGCCGTGAACGTCACCAACAACATGTCAGCGGTGAGCAGTTGGAGCCTCACCTTCGACTTCGGACACGGCCAGAAGATCAACCAGGGCTGGAACGCCAAGTGGTCCCAGTCCGGGACGACGGTCACCGCGTCCAACGAGAGCTGGAACGGCTCGTTGGGTTCGGGGAGCAGTGTCAGCGCCGGGTTCCTCGCCTCGTGGTCGGGGAGCAACGCCGTACCGACGGCGTTCAAGCTCAACGGGACCACGTGCAACGTGGATTCCGAGCCGACGCCGACGCCCACGCCCACCGAGCCTCCGTCGGACGGCACGGCACCGGCGCTGCACGTCTCCGGTAACAAGCTCGTGGACGCCGGCGGCAAGACCCGCCGGCTGCTCGGCGTCAACCGCTCCGGCGGCGAGTTCATGTGCGTCCAGGGCCGCGGCATCTTCGACGGCCCCGTCGACGACGCGTCCGTGAAGGCCATCGCCGACTGGAAGGCCAACACCGTCCGCATTCCGCTGAACGAGGAGTGCTGGCTGGGTCTGTCGAACATCGACGCCCAGTACGCGGGCGCCAACTACATAACCGCCGTCAAGGACTTGGTGGCCAAGGTCGTTGCGCACGGCATGACACCGCTCGTCGAGCTGCACTGGTCGTACGGCCAGTACACCGGCAACTCCTCGGGCTGCTCCGACGTGCACGCGAGCTGCCAGAAGCCGATGCCGGACGCCCAGTACACCCCGTCCTTCTGGGCCTCGGTCGCGAGCACCTTCAAGGACGACCCGGCCGTCGCGTTCGACCTGTTCAACGAGCCCTACCCGGACCGCGCGACGTCCACCACCACCCAGGCGTGGACCTGCTGGCGGGACGGCGGAACCTGCCCCGGCATCTCCTACGAGGTCGCGGGAATGCAGGACCTGGTCGACGCGGTACGCGGCACCGGCGCCAAGAACCTGATCCTGGCGGGCGGGCTCGCGTACTCCAACGACCTGAGCCAGTGGCTGACGTACAAGCCCAGTGATCCGACGGGCAATCTCGTCGCCGCGTACCACGTCTACAACTTCAACACCTGTGCCAGTGAGAGCTGCTGGAACTCGACGCTCGCCCCGGTGGCCGCCCAAGTCCCGCTCGTGGCGGGAGAGATCGGCGAGAACACCTGCTCCCACTCCTTCGTCGACACCGCCATGAAGTGGTTCGACGACCGGGGGCTCTCCTACCTCGGCTGGACCTGGAACACCTGGGACTGCTCCTCCGGCCCTTCCCTGATCTCCAACTACGACGGCACTCCCACGTCGTACGGCATCGGGCTGCGCGACCATCTGCGCGCCCTCAACGACTAG